Proteins encoded within one genomic window of Megalopta genalis isolate 19385.01 chromosome 10, iyMegGena1_principal, whole genome shotgun sequence:
- the LOC117220178 gene encoding uncharacterized protein LOC117220178 isoform X2 produces MDSCPEGANSSTSTSCTSMTPPPAKWKREHCKVQFQDEWLQEPEFKVWLEKCANTRKAKCALCKKVLSAHRGNLLRHRNSERHCRYEEITKHLISTEGYNVDGGYKNKKVLARIAEMRLCMNIIEHNRSFNSFNHFIDMLYACFPDSEILTEVSLRRTKIYAIITNVLNQAIIEKHIEILVNKFFSTLVDESTDVSNDKNLCILVRYVDEGAIVTYLLDYIKISKSNAENLYKCFIYALQKNNLDIANLVGVCIDNANVMLEKHNSFVSRILAKNSEVVIVPCTCHCMHLIAYSATKCLPTEIVSVIYKIYNYFSRSPKRQNMWNETFKIFNIGERKIIQPSPTRWLMLRKSINIILMQFPALVQFFLDAFVTDNTESVTYIFKILNNRLTKVYLEFLKYILGVMNKYNLLFQSNDVMIHLLSHKLNKFLKFLGSSFLTYECINTAQHLHAIDIYDNKNLMPVEEILLHADAEAAMEEVKSTNDVNVDSPTL; encoded by the exons ATGGATTCATGTCCAG AGGGTGCAAATTCAAGTACAAGTACTTCTTGTACTAGTATGACTCCTCCTCCTGCCAAGTGGAAGAGAGAACATTGCAAAGTACAGTTCCAAGATGAGTGGCTTCAAGAGCCAGAATTTAAAGTGTGGCTTGAAAAATGTGCGAACACTAGAAAAGCAAAATGTGCACTGTGTAAAAAAGTTCTATCAGCACATAGAGGCAACCTATTAAGGCACAGAAATTCAGAAAGACATTGTCGATACGAAGAAATTACAAAGCACTTAATTTCAACAGAAG GGTATAATGTGGATGGtggatataaaaataaaaaagtattggCCAGAATAGCAGAAATGAGACTATGTATGAACATAATTGAGCATAACCGTAGCTTTAATTCGTTCAATCATTTCATAGATATGTTATATGCATGTTTTCCGGATTCAGAAATTTTAACAGAGGTTTCCCTAAGAAGGACTAAAATATATGCTATTATAACAAATGTACTGAATCAAGCAATAATTGAGAAACACATAGAAATTTTAGTAAATAAATTCTTCTCTACTCTTGTGGATGAGAGCACAGATGTTTCCAATGATAAAAACCTGTGTATTTTAGTCCGTTATGTCGATGAAGGTGCAATTGTAACATATTTATTAGATTACATCAAGATCTCAAAAAGCAATGCAGAAAACCTATACAAATGTTTCATATATGCGTTACAAAAAAACAACTTAGACATTGCAAATCTAGTGGGTGTATGCATAGATAACGCTAATGTAATGTTGGAGAAACACAATTCCTTTGTTTCAAGGATTTTAGCCAAAAACAGTGAAGTTGTAATAGTTCCATGTACGTGCCACTGCATGCATTTGATTGCATACAGTGCAACGAAATGTTTGCCAACAGAAATTGTCAGTGTtatctataaaatatataattatttctcCAGAAGTCCCAAGAGGCAAAATATGTGGAATGAAACtttcaaaatttttaatattggAGAGAGAAAAATAATTCAACCCAGTCCAACCCGGTGGTTGATGTTGAGAAAGTCAATAAATATCATTTTAATGCAGTTCCCAGCGTTAGTACAATTTTTCTTGGACGCTTTCGTGACAGATAACACGGAATCAGTTACCtacatttttaaaatattaaataacagATTAACAAAAGTATATTTAGAATTTTTAAAGTATATACTTGGAGTAATGAATAAGtataatctcctcttccaaagcAATGATGTAATGATACATCTTTTATCCCATAAGCTAAATaagtttttaaaatttttaggATCATCATTTTTGACGTACGAGTGCATTAATACAGCACAACATTTACATGCTATTGATATTTATGACAATAAGAACTTAATGCCTGTCGAAGAAATACTTCTTCATGCAGATGCTGAAGCAGCGATGGAGGAAGTCAAGAGTACCAATGAT GTCAATGTAGATTCCCCAACATTATGA
- the LOC117220178 gene encoding uncharacterized protein LOC117220178 isoform X3, with translation MDSCPEGANSSTSTSCTSMTPPPAKWKREHCKVQFQDEWLQEPEFKVWLEKCANTRKAKCALCKKVLSAHRGNLLRHRNSERHCRYEEITKHLISTEGYNVDGGYKNKKVLARIAEMRLCMNIIEHNRSFNSFNHFIDMLYACFPDSEILTEVSLRRTKIYAIITNVLNQAIIEKHIEILVNKFFSTLVDESTDVSNDKNLCILVRYVDEGAIVTYLLDYIKISKSNAENLYKCFIYALQKNNLDIANLVGVCIDNANVMLEKHNSFVSRILAKNSEVVIVPCTCHCMHLIAYSATKCLPTEIVSVIYKIYNYFSRSPKRQNMWNETFKIFNIGERKIIQPSPTRWLMLRKSINIILMQFPALVQFFLDAFVTDNTESVTYIFKILNNRLTKVYLEFLKYILGVMNKYNLLFQSNDVMIHLLSHKLNKFLKFLGSSFLTYECINTAQHLHAIDIYDNKNLMPVEEILLHADAEAAMEEVKSTNDI, from the exons ATGGATTCATGTCCAG AGGGTGCAAATTCAAGTACAAGTACTTCTTGTACTAGTATGACTCCTCCTCCTGCCAAGTGGAAGAGAGAACATTGCAAAGTACAGTTCCAAGATGAGTGGCTTCAAGAGCCAGAATTTAAAGTGTGGCTTGAAAAATGTGCGAACACTAGAAAAGCAAAATGTGCACTGTGTAAAAAAGTTCTATCAGCACATAGAGGCAACCTATTAAGGCACAGAAATTCAGAAAGACATTGTCGATACGAAGAAATTACAAAGCACTTAATTTCAACAGAAG GGTATAATGTGGATGGtggatataaaaataaaaaagtattggCCAGAATAGCAGAAATGAGACTATGTATGAACATAATTGAGCATAACCGTAGCTTTAATTCGTTCAATCATTTCATAGATATGTTATATGCATGTTTTCCGGATTCAGAAATTTTAACAGAGGTTTCCCTAAGAAGGACTAAAATATATGCTATTATAACAAATGTACTGAATCAAGCAATAATTGAGAAACACATAGAAATTTTAGTAAATAAATTCTTCTCTACTCTTGTGGATGAGAGCACAGATGTTTCCAATGATAAAAACCTGTGTATTTTAGTCCGTTATGTCGATGAAGGTGCAATTGTAACATATTTATTAGATTACATCAAGATCTCAAAAAGCAATGCAGAAAACCTATACAAATGTTTCATATATGCGTTACAAAAAAACAACTTAGACATTGCAAATCTAGTGGGTGTATGCATAGATAACGCTAATGTAATGTTGGAGAAACACAATTCCTTTGTTTCAAGGATTTTAGCCAAAAACAGTGAAGTTGTAATAGTTCCATGTACGTGCCACTGCATGCATTTGATTGCATACAGTGCAACGAAATGTTTGCCAACAGAAATTGTCAGTGTtatctataaaatatataattatttctcCAGAAGTCCCAAGAGGCAAAATATGTGGAATGAAACtttcaaaatttttaatattggAGAGAGAAAAATAATTCAACCCAGTCCAACCCGGTGGTTGATGTTGAGAAAGTCAATAAATATCATTTTAATGCAGTTCCCAGCGTTAGTACAATTTTTCTTGGACGCTTTCGTGACAGATAACACGGAATCAGTTACCtacatttttaaaatattaaataacagATTAACAAAAGTATATTTAGAATTTTTAAAGTATATACTTGGAGTAATGAATAAGtataatctcctcttccaaagcAATGATGTAATGATACATCTTTTATCCCATAAGCTAAATaagtttttaaaatttttaggATCATCATTTTTGACGTACGAGTGCATTAATACAGCACAACATTTACATGCTATTGATATTTATGACAATAAGAACTTAATGCCTGTCGAAGAAATACTTCTTCATGCAGATGCTGAAGCAGCGATGGAGGAAGTCAAGAGTACCAATGAT ATTTAA
- the LOC117220178 gene encoding uncharacterized protein LOC117220178 isoform X5, producing the protein MDSCPEGANSSTSTSCTSMTPPPAKWKREHCKVQFQDEWLQEPEFKVWLEKCANTRKAKCALCKKVLSAHRGNLLRHRNSERHCRYEEITKHLISTEGYNVDGGYKNKKVLARIAEMRLCMNIIEHNRSFNSFNHFIDMLYACFPDSEILTEVSLRRTKIYAIITNVLNQAIIEKHIEILVNKFFSTLVDESTDVSNDKNLCILVRYVDEGAIVTYLLDYIKISKSNAENLYKCFIYALQKNNLDIANLVGVCIDNANVMLEKHNSFVSRILAKNSEVVIVPCTCHCMHLIAYSATKCLPTEIVSVIYKIYNYFSRSPKRQNMWNETFKIFNIGERKIIQPSPTRWLMLRKSINIILMQFPAIIIFDVRVH; encoded by the exons ATGGATTCATGTCCAG AGGGTGCAAATTCAAGTACAAGTACTTCTTGTACTAGTATGACTCCTCCTCCTGCCAAGTGGAAGAGAGAACATTGCAAAGTACAGTTCCAAGATGAGTGGCTTCAAGAGCCAGAATTTAAAGTGTGGCTTGAAAAATGTGCGAACACTAGAAAAGCAAAATGTGCACTGTGTAAAAAAGTTCTATCAGCACATAGAGGCAACCTATTAAGGCACAGAAATTCAGAAAGACATTGTCGATACGAAGAAATTACAAAGCACTTAATTTCAACAGAAG GGTATAATGTGGATGGtggatataaaaataaaaaagtattggCCAGAATAGCAGAAATGAGACTATGTATGAACATAATTGAGCATAACCGTAGCTTTAATTCGTTCAATCATTTCATAGATATGTTATATGCATGTTTTCCGGATTCAGAAATTTTAACAGAGGTTTCCCTAAGAAGGACTAAAATATATGCTATTATAACAAATGTACTGAATCAAGCAATAATTGAGAAACACATAGAAATTTTAGTAAATAAATTCTTCTCTACTCTTGTGGATGAGAGCACAGATGTTTCCAATGATAAAAACCTGTGTATTTTAGTCCGTTATGTCGATGAAGGTGCAATTGTAACATATTTATTAGATTACATCAAGATCTCAAAAAGCAATGCAGAAAACCTATACAAATGTTTCATATATGCGTTACAAAAAAACAACTTAGACATTGCAAATCTAGTGGGTGTATGCATAGATAACGCTAATGTAATGTTGGAGAAACACAATTCCTTTGTTTCAAGGATTTTAGCCAAAAACAGTGAAGTTGTAATAGTTCCATGTACGTGCCACTGCATGCATTTGATTGCATACAGTGCAACGAAATGTTTGCCAACAGAAATTGTCAGTGTtatctataaaatatataattatttctcCAGAAGTCCCAAGAGGCAAAATATGTGGAATGAAACtttcaaaatttttaatattggAGAGAGAAAAATAATTCAACCCAGTCCAACCCGGTGGTTGATGTTGAGAAAGTCAATAAATATCATTTTAATGCAGTTCCCAGC gATCATCATTTTTGACGTACGAGTGCATTAA
- the LOC117220178 gene encoding uncharacterized protein LOC117220178 isoform X1 → MDSCPEGANSSTSTSCTSMTPPPAKWKREHCKVQFQDEWLQEPEFKVWLEKCANTRKAKCALCKKVLSAHRGNLLRHRNSERHCRYEEITKHLISTEGYNVDGGYKNKKVLARIAEMRLCMNIIEHNRSFNSFNHFIDMLYACFPDSEILTEVSLRRTKIYAIITNVLNQAIIEKHIEILVNKFFSTLVDESTDVSNDKNLCILVRYVDEGAIVTYLLDYIKISKSNAENLYKCFIYALQKNNLDIANLVGVCIDNANVMLEKHNSFVSRILAKNSEVVIVPCTCHCMHLIAYSATKCLPTEIVSVIYKIYNYFSRSPKRQNMWNETFKIFNIGERKIIQPSPTRWLMLRKSINIILMQFPALVQFFLDAFVTDNTESVTYIFKILNNRLTKVYLEFLKYILGVMNKYNLLFQSNDVMIHLLSHKLNKFLKFLGSSFLTYECINTAQHLHAIDIYDNKNLMPVEEILLHADAEAAMEEVKSTNDVSDDDMKQFYQNIQKFYQTAYEAATARLPFDEEFLNALDFLNPTITLDIRMHKDQLNHILQKFPSKFDNHNVHLEWREIAVYFEPNETIEIAKLNICDFWKKISQIKNPLGQCRFPNIMKVVQLCLALPHSNAEVERFFSMISKIKTDKRNKLRCKTISSLTRLKLDLKSTKKTCANWQPSKRALQLCNDDDMYKKETIPQHLTGIILPDEEETESDTDTDRNNSETHITNHIFTLQKEITKN, encoded by the exons ATGGATTCATGTCCAG AGGGTGCAAATTCAAGTACAAGTACTTCTTGTACTAGTATGACTCCTCCTCCTGCCAAGTGGAAGAGAGAACATTGCAAAGTACAGTTCCAAGATGAGTGGCTTCAAGAGCCAGAATTTAAAGTGTGGCTTGAAAAATGTGCGAACACTAGAAAAGCAAAATGTGCACTGTGTAAAAAAGTTCTATCAGCACATAGAGGCAACCTATTAAGGCACAGAAATTCAGAAAGACATTGTCGATACGAAGAAATTACAAAGCACTTAATTTCAACAGAAG GGTATAATGTGGATGGtggatataaaaataaaaaagtattggCCAGAATAGCAGAAATGAGACTATGTATGAACATAATTGAGCATAACCGTAGCTTTAATTCGTTCAATCATTTCATAGATATGTTATATGCATGTTTTCCGGATTCAGAAATTTTAACAGAGGTTTCCCTAAGAAGGACTAAAATATATGCTATTATAACAAATGTACTGAATCAAGCAATAATTGAGAAACACATAGAAATTTTAGTAAATAAATTCTTCTCTACTCTTGTGGATGAGAGCACAGATGTTTCCAATGATAAAAACCTGTGTATTTTAGTCCGTTATGTCGATGAAGGTGCAATTGTAACATATTTATTAGATTACATCAAGATCTCAAAAAGCAATGCAGAAAACCTATACAAATGTTTCATATATGCGTTACAAAAAAACAACTTAGACATTGCAAATCTAGTGGGTGTATGCATAGATAACGCTAATGTAATGTTGGAGAAACACAATTCCTTTGTTTCAAGGATTTTAGCCAAAAACAGTGAAGTTGTAATAGTTCCATGTACGTGCCACTGCATGCATTTGATTGCATACAGTGCAACGAAATGTTTGCCAACAGAAATTGTCAGTGTtatctataaaatatataattatttctcCAGAAGTCCCAAGAGGCAAAATATGTGGAATGAAACtttcaaaatttttaatattggAGAGAGAAAAATAATTCAACCCAGTCCAACCCGGTGGTTGATGTTGAGAAAGTCAATAAATATCATTTTAATGCAGTTCCCAGCGTTAGTACAATTTTTCTTGGACGCTTTCGTGACAGATAACACGGAATCAGTTACCtacatttttaaaatattaaataacagATTAACAAAAGTATATTTAGAATTTTTAAAGTATATACTTGGAGTAATGAATAAGtataatctcctcttccaaagcAATGATGTAATGATACATCTTTTATCCCATAAGCTAAATaagtttttaaaatttttaggATCATCATTTTTGACGTACGAGTGCATTAATACAGCACAACATTTACATGCTATTGATATTTATGACAATAAGAACTTAATGCCTGTCGAAGAAATACTTCTTCATGCAGATGCTGAAGCAGCGATGGAGGAAGTCAAGAGTACCAATGATGTAAGCGATGATGACATGAAACAATTTTatcaaaatatacaaaaattttatcaaactgcatatgaagctgcaACTGCAAGACTGCCCTTCGATGAAGAATTTTTAAATGCTTTAGACTTTCTAAATCCTACAATTACATTAGATATTCGCATGCACAAAGACCAATTGAAtcatattttgcaaaaatttcCTTCGAAATTCGATAACCATAATGTACATTTAGAATGGCGTGAAATTGCTGTATATTTTGAACCCAACGAGACAATTGAAATTGCAAAATTAAACATTTGTGACTTCTGGAAGAAAATAAGTCAAATTAAAAATCCACTAGGTCAATGTAGATTCCCCAACATTATGAAAGTCGTACAGTTATGCTTAGCGTTACCCCACTCTAATGCCGAAGTTGAGAGATTTTTCTCCATGataagcaaaataaaaactgataAGAGAAATAAGTTAAGATGTAAAACGATAAGTTCATTAACTAGACTGAAATTAGATTTAAAGAGTACAAAAAAAACGTGTGCTAACTGGCAACCGTCGAAAAGGGCATTACAGTTATGTAATGATGATGACATGTACAAAAAGGAAACGATACCACAACATTTAACTGGTATCATTTTACCAGATGAAGAAGAGACTGAGTCGGATACGGATACAGATAGAAATAATAGTGAAACCCA TATTACAAATCATATTTTCACTCTGCAAAAGGAGATCACCAAAAATTAG
- the LOC117220178 gene encoding uncharacterized protein LOC117220178 isoform X4, with translation MDSCPEGANSSTSTSCTSMTPPPAKWKREHCKVQFQDEWLQEPEFKVWLEKCANTRKAKCALCKKVLSAHRGNLLRHRNSERHCRYEEITKHLISTEGSSFLTYECINTAQHLHAIDIYDNKNLMPVEEILLHADAEAAMEEVKSTNDVSDDDMKQFYQNIQKFYQTAYEAATARLPFDEEFLNALDFLNPTITLDIRMHKDQLNHILQKFPSKFDNHNVHLEWREIAVYFEPNETIEIAKLNICDFWKKISQIKNPLGQCRFPNIMKVVQLCLALPHSNAEVERFFSMISKIKTDKRNKLRCKTISSLTRLKLDLKSTKKTCANWQPSKRALQLCNDDDMYKKETIPQHLTGIILPDEEETESDTDTDRNNSETHITNHIFTLQKEITKN, from the exons ATGGATTCATGTCCAG AGGGTGCAAATTCAAGTACAAGTACTTCTTGTACTAGTATGACTCCTCCTCCTGCCAAGTGGAAGAGAGAACATTGCAAAGTACAGTTCCAAGATGAGTGGCTTCAAGAGCCAGAATTTAAAGTGTGGCTTGAAAAATGTGCGAACACTAGAAAAGCAAAATGTGCACTGTGTAAAAAAGTTCTATCAGCACATAGAGGCAACCTATTAAGGCACAGAAATTCAGAAAGACATTGTCGATACGAAGAAATTACAAAGCACTTAATTTCAACAGAAG gATCATCATTTTTGACGTACGAGTGCATTAATACAGCACAACATTTACATGCTATTGATATTTATGACAATAAGAACTTAATGCCTGTCGAAGAAATACTTCTTCATGCAGATGCTGAAGCAGCGATGGAGGAAGTCAAGAGTACCAATGATGTAAGCGATGATGACATGAAACAATTTTatcaaaatatacaaaaattttatcaaactgcatatgaagctgcaACTGCAAGACTGCCCTTCGATGAAGAATTTTTAAATGCTTTAGACTTTCTAAATCCTACAATTACATTAGATATTCGCATGCACAAAGACCAATTGAAtcatattttgcaaaaatttcCTTCGAAATTCGATAACCATAATGTACATTTAGAATGGCGTGAAATTGCTGTATATTTTGAACCCAACGAGACAATTGAAATTGCAAAATTAAACATTTGTGACTTCTGGAAGAAAATAAGTCAAATTAAAAATCCACTAGGTCAATGTAGATTCCCCAACATTATGAAAGTCGTACAGTTATGCTTAGCGTTACCCCACTCTAATGCCGAAGTTGAGAGATTTTTCTCCATGataagcaaaataaaaactgataAGAGAAATAAGTTAAGATGTAAAACGATAAGTTCATTAACTAGACTGAAATTAGATTTAAAGAGTACAAAAAAAACGTGTGCTAACTGGCAACCGTCGAAAAGGGCATTACAGTTATGTAATGATGATGACATGTACAAAAAGGAAACGATACCACAACATTTAACTGGTATCATTTTACCAGATGAAGAAGAGACTGAGTCGGATACGGATACAGATAGAAATAATAGTGAAACCCA TATTACAAATCATATTTTCACTCTGCAAAAGGAGATCACCAAAAATTAG
- the LOC117220178 gene encoding uncharacterized protein LOC117220178 isoform X6 — MDSCPEGANSSTSTSCTSMTPPPAKWKREHCKVQFQDEWLQEPEFKVWLEKCANTRKAKCALCKKVLSAHRGNLLRHRNSERHCRYEEITKHLISTEGYNVDGGYKNKKVLARIAEMRLYLKSTKKTCANWQPSKRALQLCNDDDMYKKETIPQHLTGIILPDEEETESDTDTDRNNSETHITNHIFTLQKEITKN, encoded by the exons ATGGATTCATGTCCAG AGGGTGCAAATTCAAGTACAAGTACTTCTTGTACTAGTATGACTCCTCCTCCTGCCAAGTGGAAGAGAGAACATTGCAAAGTACAGTTCCAAGATGAGTGGCTTCAAGAGCCAGAATTTAAAGTGTGGCTTGAAAAATGTGCGAACACTAGAAAAGCAAAATGTGCACTGTGTAAAAAAGTTCTATCAGCACATAGAGGCAACCTATTAAGGCACAGAAATTCAGAAAGACATTGTCGATACGAAGAAATTACAAAGCACTTAATTTCAACAGAAG GGTATAATGTGGATGGtggatataaaaataaaaaagtattggCCAGAATAGCAGAAATGAGACTAT ATTTAAAGAGTACAAAAAAAACGTGTGCTAACTGGCAACCGTCGAAAAGGGCATTACAGTTATGTAATGATGATGACATGTACAAAAAGGAAACGATACCACAACATTTAACTGGTATCATTTTACCAGATGAAGAAGAGACTGAGTCGGATACGGATACAGATAGAAATAATAGTGAAACCCA TATTACAAATCATATTTTCACTCTGCAAAAGGAGATCACCAAAAATTAG